The window AACACCGAATGTGCATTTAGTCGGATTCAGTTTCATGTCGTatcttctgaggttggcaaatgtctctgtaaggtcagccagcaggtcggaacctttgcgTGATTTAACCACTATATcgtccatgtatgcttccacattccgactgatctgagtgagcaggcacttttGAATCATACGCATAAATgtggcaccagcattcttgaggccgaaaggcatggtgacatagcaaaaacatcatggggtgatgaaagctgtttttatttcatcgggtCCAAATAGAcggatttgatggtatccagaatatgcatccaggaATGACAGACCCTCACATCTGGCTGTCGAGTCAACAAtctgatcaatgcgggggagaggaaaatgatctttcgggtaggcccgattgatatgcttgaagtcaatgcacatgcgaagtgaattattcttcttggggaccatgacgaCGTTGGCTAACCATTCGGAATGGTATATTTCACGGATGAACTCGGCCGCCAGTAGTCGAGCCACCTCTTCAACAATCGCCTTCCTTTTTTCCGCGGCAGACCGACGGAGATACTCTTTGACAGGTTTTGCCTTTGAATCGACTTGCAAACgctgctcagccagtcccctgggtacacccggcatgtcggATGGTTTCCATgtaaagatgtcccagttctcacggaggaactaaGTGAGCGCGGCTTCCTATTTGCCGTCGAGTGTAGTTGAGATGTTGCTCGGAGCGGCATTTGGGTCTTCCGGGTGAATATGGATAAGCTTTGTCTCGCCAATCGACTTGAACGCAGACTCTAAGGCAGGCTTTTTGGCTCgtagcaaatcactcggatctgcatttttatTATATTCCTCAATTTCTACTGCTGCCATCTGTTCGTCAGCAATCTTTGAACCTTTCTGAAGGCATTCTTCTGCCCTTTGCCGGCTTCTCGTGACTGTGATCACACCTTTAGGTCCAGACATCTTTAATTTGAGATAAACATAACATGGTTGAGCCATAAAGCGAGCGTACGCAGTTCTGCCCAGAATGGcgtgataagcactctggaaatctaCCACCTCAAAATCCAACTTTTCTCtccggtaattcttggaatcaccgaaaaccacatcaagagtTATCTGGCCGAGTGACCTTGCTTTCTTCCCTGGGATGACGCAGTGGAATTGCATGTTGCTTTCGCGGAGCTTGGACATCAGGATGCCCATCCCGTTGAGGGTCTCAGAGTACAAAATATTCAAACCGCTgccgccatccataaggacttTAGTCAATCGGGTTCCcccaacaactgggtcgaccaccagcgCTTGCCGCCCAGGGGTAGCAACGTGCGGTGGGTGATCTGAttggtcgaatgtaatgggagtctttgaccacttcaaatacgtcgtagttgccggagcaaccatgttcacatCTCTATTGATAACCTTCAATCGACTTTTGCTCTCTacgtcagcaaaaatcaccaaagtAGCATTGACATTGGGGTAACCATCATCTTCCTCTTTTTGCTCTTCTTTATCAGAGTCCTTCTCTTGGGTCGGGCCCTCTCCGAACTGCTGCATCAGGAGTCGGCATTGCCGAGTGGTATGTTTAGGCAGAATCAGGTTCCCCTCTTCATCCTTCTTCGTGTGAATGTGACAAGGTAAATCCAGAACATCCTGCCCAGActgatcttttactttctttGGAGTCCATGGTTtcttgggcttccccttgaacctTCCTTGATTCAAAATTGCAGCTTCGGCTAGACCTGCAGGCTCTGCTTTACGTTTTTGTTTCCGACTGGTGTTTCCACCTCCGTTGTCTTGTCCGACTGGCTTTCCTTTGCCACTGCGGAGTCGATCCTCTTCTTCACCATTGGCATACCGAGTGGCAATCTCCATCATCCGGCCGAGTGTCATGTCAcccgaccgaacttcagattgAGCTCTCTGTAATGTACACCTTCTTTGAAGGCGCAAACCGCCTGGTGTTCAGACACATTCTCCATCGTATGATGTAGGGTGGTCcacctctggatataatctctcaaagtttcattcggctTCTGGACACAGTGCTGCAACTCAGTGAGACCGGCTAGTCGTTTGCAAGTGCCCTCAAAAGTCTTGATGAATATCCGAGCCAACTCTTCCCAATAGAAGATACTTCCAGGGGCCAACTGAGTCAACCAAGCTCTGGCAGAGCCTTCAAGCATCAATGGGAGGTGTTTCATGGCTACCTCATCATTTCCTCCACCAATCTAAACGGCCACTCGGTAATCTTCCAAGCAAGTGTCAAGTTTCGACTCACCGGTAAACTTGCTGACACCTATAGCCAATCTGAAATTGGGAGGAATCTCAGCTGCTAGAATGGCCCTGCTGAAACACTCAGACCCTGGAACAAACGATCTGCCTCCGACTGGGAGGTTTCTGTCTTGACCTTCTCTGTGAGCTCGGTTTTTGTCGACCAAACCCTGCATAAGAAGTGACCTTGCATCGAACCCAGGTCCTCTGTAATCGACCGGGCCTCCGCGCTCATCACCGTACGGGCGCCTGTCATCATGCCGCCGGGGCAGGAACAATTCACCCCTCGGAGGGGGGGAATCCGCTCGACGGTGATAGTCACGAGCATGTCGATGATCATATTCCCCGTGGCCTCTCTTAAGGTACTGATCTCAATGGGGGCCACGGTTTTCTCGCCGGAGACTTGACTTTGGACTATGTGCTGACTGAACTGTATCTGCAACTACAGACCTGTTGTGGATCATGTTGCGCGACTGAGATACCGCTGAGTTTTGTTCACCAGCTACTCAGAGCAGCGCTCGGATCTGCAACAAACCTCTACCAGCCTCTGAACGGGATGGTTGTATTGACTCTGCTATACGGGCTGCACCTGCAAGATTCTAGATCGGGgtgcggtatacctgaggttCAGGCGGAAACAGTTGTCATTGCTGTCGACTGGATTCGGGAATCTGCCGTCGGGCTCGCT is drawn from Aegilops tauschii subsp. strangulata cultivar AL8/78 chromosome 1, Aet v6.0, whole genome shotgun sequence and contains these coding sequences:
- the LOC120972898 gene encoding uncharacterized protein produces the protein MGILMSKLRESNMQFHCVIPGKKARSLGQITLDVVFGDSKNYRREKLDFEVVDFQSAYHAILGRTAYARFMAQPCYVYLKLKMSGPKGVITVTRSRQRAEECLQKGSKIADEQMAAVEIEEYNKNADPSDLLRAKKPALESAFKSIGETKLIHIHPEDPNAAPSNISTTLDGK